The following are encoded in a window of Thermococcus sp. CX2 genomic DNA:
- a CDS encoding TldD/PmbA family protein gives MERLVRVAEELARRYRISYYEIRITKVSASHLTMQNGQLEELSVNTEIGIGVRAFNGAWGFSSANDMERAEKAIETAMKIAKLSKGDSRIYLDDPTKDRAELPMKRSFLDMDIEDKLALVKEVDSLLRGDSISNRSVSYGDGVKEQLYFNSLGSEIETVVPRIRLSFSVTAKGGGDMQTYWKSFGGTAGWELMEGIDLTHWTAFVREKAISLLEAKSPPSGGFDVIMDPELTGVFIHEALGHAAEADSVKTGESILAGKLGERIAVEELTVVDDPTLPGKFGSYIYDDEGIKARRVEIIKDGVLINYLTDRETAALLNLKPNGHGRAQSYNYQPLVRMGNTYVEPGDWSFEEMLAEVKRGLYMIGDKGGEVDTANGTFTFGAKEGYIIENGEIKEQVRDVALSGKILDVLRSIRAIGKDLAIEFPGYCGKGQWVPVDDGGPHVLTRAVVGGLL, from the coding sequence ATGGAGAGGCTGGTGAGAGTAGCGGAGGAACTGGCGAGACGTTACCGTATATCATATTATGAAATTAGGATAACCAAGGTGAGCGCCTCCCACTTAACCATGCAGAACGGTCAGCTTGAGGAGCTTTCTGTTAACACAGAGATTGGGATAGGTGTGAGAGCATTCAACGGTGCGTGGGGCTTCTCCTCGGCCAACGACATGGAGAGGGCTGAAAAGGCCATCGAGACGGCAATGAAGATAGCCAAGCTCTCCAAAGGTGACTCCAGGATTTACCTCGATGATCCGACAAAGGATAGGGCCGAGCTTCCAATGAAGCGCTCGTTCCTTGACATGGACATAGAGGACAAGCTCGCCCTCGTTAAGGAGGTTGATTCACTCCTCAGGGGCGATTCCATCTCCAACAGGAGCGTCTCCTACGGCGATGGGGTTAAGGAGCAGCTCTACTTCAACTCGCTCGGGAGCGAGATAGAGACGGTCGTTCCGAGAATAAGGCTGAGCTTTTCAGTCACCGCCAAAGGTGGCGGCGACATGCAGACCTACTGGAAGAGCTTTGGGGGAACTGCTGGCTGGGAGCTCATGGAGGGAATTGATTTAACCCACTGGACGGCATTCGTCCGCGAGAAGGCCATCTCACTGCTCGAGGCGAAGTCCCCTCCCTCGGGCGGGTTCGACGTGATAATGGACCCCGAGCTCACTGGGGTTTTCATCCACGAGGCCCTCGGTCATGCCGCCGAGGCCGATTCAGTGAAGACGGGTGAGAGCATACTCGCTGGAAAGCTCGGCGAGAGGATAGCCGTTGAAGAACTGACAGTTGTAGATGACCCCACTCTGCCGGGCAAGTTCGGCTCCTACATCTATGACGACGAGGGAATAAAGGCGAGGCGCGTTGAGATAATAAAAGACGGCGTTCTGATCAATTACCTAACCGACAGGGAGACAGCTGCGCTTCTGAATTTGAAGCCGAACGGCCACGGAAGAGCTCAAAGTTACAACTACCAGCCCCTCGTGAGGATGGGCAACACCTACGTCGAGCCTGGAGACTGGTCTTTTGAGGAGATGCTCGCGGAGGTTAAAAGGGGCCTTTACATGATAGGCGACAAGGGCGGAGAGGTTGACACGGCCAACGGCACATTCACCTTCGGGGCGAAGGAGGGCTACATCATCGAGAACGGCGAGATAAAGGAGCAGGTGAGGGACGTTGCGCTGTCAGGCAAAATCCTCGATGTGCTGAGGAGCATCAGGGCCATCGGAAAAGACCTCGCCATCGAGTTCCCAGGGTACTGCGGAAAGGGCCAGTGGGTTCCCGTCGATGATGGCGGGCCTCACGTCCTCACAAGAGCCGTAGTGGGGGGATTGCTGTGA
- a CDS encoding metalloregulator ArsR/SmtB family transcription factor, which yields MERRNEILHYIENRPGVTFRELARELGIGIGDLQYHLHRLEKEGKVFSRKIGKKRYIFPKGFEKEYEKLIIAISTETRRKILLLLMEGPKGQSEIAKRLKLSQPTVSYHMGELVKLGIVSARKEGKNVTYTLSYDPSVMARVIRDYRPSLWEKLADNLIDLLTSVGDKND from the coding sequence ATGGAGCGTCGTAATGAAATCCTCCACTACATCGAGAACAGGCCCGGCGTAACCTTCAGGGAGCTGGCGAGGGAGCTGGGGATTGGCATAGGCGACCTTCAATACCACCTCCACAGGCTGGAGAAGGAAGGCAAGGTGTTTTCAAGGAAGATAGGCAAGAAGCGCTATATATTCCCCAAAGGGTTCGAGAAGGAGTACGAGAAGCTAATCATAGCCATCTCAACGGAAACGCGAAGGAAAATCCTGCTGCTCCTCATGGAGGGACCGAAGGGGCAGAGCGAGATAGCGAAGAGGCTGAAGCTCAGCCAGCCGACGGTGAGCTACCACATGGGCGAGCTGGTAAAGCTTGGAATAGTGAGCGCTCGAAAAGAGGGAAAAAACGTGACATACACGCTCTCATACGACCCATCCGTGATGGCGAGGGTGATAAGAGACTACCGCCCGAGCCTGTGGGAGAAGCTCGCCGACAACCTGATAGACCTGCTCACGAGCGTGGGTGATAAAAATGATTGA
- a CDS encoding universal stress protein, whose translation MKILVLVDGSKWSQKAALHAIAIAKKKKGKVTLFSVLDRREARALAFNMGMISQDLRNVQKFEEEIWGEMKRSIRDIMTNLLELCQQEGVNCSIRIVEGEAKSKILEEANSGKYSLVVMGAYGRSGKTRIGSLLEEVTGSINPPVMIVR comes from the coding sequence ATGAAGATCCTCGTGCTCGTCGACGGCTCGAAGTGGAGCCAAAAAGCGGCGCTCCACGCCATAGCGATAGCCAAAAAGAAAAAGGGCAAGGTTACGCTCTTCTCCGTCCTCGACAGGAGAGAGGCCAGGGCCCTCGCCTTCAACATGGGTATGATAAGCCAGGACTTGAGGAACGTTCAGAAGTTCGAGGAGGAAATCTGGGGGGAGATGAAGAGGAGCATAAGGGACATAATGACCAATCTCCTCGAGCTCTGCCAGCAGGAGGGCGTTAACTGCTCCATAAGAATAGTCGAGGGCGAAGCTAAGAGCAAGATACTGGAGGAGGCCAACAGCGGGAAGTACAGCCTTGTGGTCATGGGCGCCTATGGAAGGAGCGGAAAAACGAGGATAGGAAGCCTTTTGGAGGAGGTGACTGGCTCTATAAATCCCCCCGTCATGATAGTCCGCTAG
- a CDS encoding SLC13 family permease, which yields MEQVVIAVAVFLVTYALIISERVHRTVAALFGASVVLFLGIVPWEKMPEYLDLGTLLLLVGMMIIVNTAKESGLFEYIAIKTAKFAKGSPMKVLILFSIVTALVSSVLDNVTTVLLLTPMLLYITRLMDVNPVPFLLAEIFASNIGGTATLIGDPPNIMIGSAAGLSFTEFLINMGVIAAIDLVAALGIIYLAYRRTMKTSKAKRERILLTIERLREDEAIKDYSLFRKSLIIIIGVVLLFFVHDRLEIPPAVVALSGASVLLMWSRIEPTGILEKIEWTAIFFFMGLFIIVGSLVETGVIDDVAKWLLGYVHTTGQALVMITWFSAIASAVVDNIPLTAAMIPLIKSMGSSMNVYPLWWALSLGACLGGNGTAIGASANIVVLGIASREGVEITFMDFLKIGLVIMFTTVALGMGILWIRYVGV from the coding sequence ATGGAGCAGGTAGTCATAGCGGTTGCAGTGTTCCTCGTTACCTACGCCCTCATAATCAGTGAAAGGGTTCACAGAACGGTCGCGGCCCTCTTTGGAGCATCGGTAGTCCTCTTCCTTGGCATCGTTCCATGGGAGAAGATGCCGGAGTACCTCGACCTTGGAACGCTCCTCCTTCTTGTAGGCATGATGATAATAGTCAACACTGCCAAGGAGAGCGGCCTCTTCGAGTACATAGCGATAAAAACGGCCAAGTTCGCAAAGGGCAGCCCCATGAAGGTTCTAATTCTGTTCTCGATTGTTACGGCCCTCGTCAGCTCCGTTCTTGATAACGTCACGACTGTTCTCCTCTTAACTCCGATGCTGCTCTACATAACCCGCCTCATGGATGTTAATCCCGTTCCTTTTCTCTTGGCGGAGATATTTGCATCGAACATCGGCGGAACGGCGACCCTGATAGGTGACCCGCCCAACATAATGATAGGCTCGGCAGCGGGGCTCAGCTTTACAGAGTTCCTCATCAACATGGGCGTCATAGCGGCCATTGACCTAGTCGCGGCCCTAGGAATAATCTATCTAGCCTACAGGAGGACCATGAAGACTAGCAAAGCTAAAAGGGAGAGAATCCTCTTGACGATTGAGAGGCTCAGGGAGGACGAGGCAATTAAAGACTACTCCCTCTTCAGGAAGTCATTGATCATTATAATCGGCGTTGTCCTGCTCTTCTTCGTCCACGACAGGCTGGAGATTCCGCCGGCGGTGGTTGCCCTCTCCGGGGCCTCGGTTCTTCTCATGTGGAGCAGGATAGAGCCGACGGGGATACTCGAAAAAATCGAGTGGACGGCGATATTCTTCTTCATGGGGCTCTTCATCATAGTGGGCTCCCTCGTCGAGACTGGCGTCATAGACGACGTCGCCAAGTGGCTCTTGGGATACGTCCATACCACTGGCCAGGCGCTGGTGATGATAACGTGGTTTTCGGCCATAGCTTCCGCCGTAGTGGACAACATTCCCTTGACGGCGGCAATGATACCGCTTATAAAGTCGATGGGCTCCTCAATGAACGTCTACCCCCTCTGGTGGGCCCTAAGCCTGGGAGCCTGCCTCGGCGGCAATGGAACGGCCATTGGAGCATCTGCCAACATAGTCGTCCTGGGAATAGCCTCCCGCGAGGGGGTGGAGATAACCTTCATGGACTTCCTCAAGATAGGCCTCGTCATAATGTTCACGACGGTCGCCTTGGGTATGGGAATTCTCTGGATAAGGTACGTTGGGGTGTGA
- a CDS encoding universal stress protein → MGVFNKLVTRKFRNIAGDRYDEILKRYREFLLLPEEFVLPEIQSILIPIDRFAHEIPSELYETLEAYSGASVMLVYVSESMAFRMIEQTLGRDEAERLKAAERELGERVLSEIASSLEDIGLRVTKRHLFGNKSDDVIKLAENFDLLVISRGYGSEITKMSPMSPLVLRIVQHVVKPTIVY, encoded by the coding sequence ATGGGCGTCTTCAACAAACTGGTTACGAGGAAGTTCAGGAACATCGCCGGTGATAGGTACGACGAGATACTGAAGCGCTACCGGGAGTTCCTTCTTCTCCCAGAAGAGTTCGTTCTTCCTGAGATACAATCGATTTTGATTCCGATAGACCGCTTCGCCCACGAGATTCCTTCCGAGCTTTACGAGACGCTGGAGGCTTACTCTGGAGCTTCTGTTATGCTCGTCTACGTCTCCGAGAGCATGGCATTCAGAATGATAGAGCAGACCCTCGGAAGGGACGAGGCGGAGAGGCTGAAGGCCGCCGAGAGGGAGCTGGGAGAAAGGGTCCTTTCCGAGATAGCGTCCAGCTTGGAGGACATCGGCCTGAGGGTTACCAAAAGGCACCTCTTTGGGAACAAGAGTGACGACGTGATTAAGCTCGCCGAGAATTTTGACCTCCTCGTGATTTCGAGGGGCTACGGCTCGGAGATAACCAAGATGTCCCCCATGAGTCCCCTCGTCCTTAGGATAGTCCAGCACGTGGTTAAGCCGACGATAGTCTATTAG
- a CDS encoding S16 family serine protease, protein MRKALVPLLILMLLLPFVPLTAAQCPSEGHTVVLKAPAVSKTATGELVGVATDFVITVAPGSGHVYVETWPLAEVDMQASARLAAQIAGKVLGVDMSKYDVFIQIKADSPIIGGPSAGGTMTVGIIAALEGWKVNPKVMMTGMINPDGTIGPVGGILEKASAAHDVGAEIFLIPQGQRIQYVQETQRNEIGGIVEINTQTKKVDVVEYAKERWGLQVIEIKDIYDAVYYFTGHRIPRPQAPAYVKIDTSFLRDDAMKDYENTTAYYQQTLEKLKKSDVSYAAYTTLMEALNEAAGILNQSKEALDDGRYYTALSKDFQARIIIRHVDWYLDVNSPNDIERILKTVDSQINSSERIVSNLTIRGITMLQAVAAAEERVEQAKSLLQEAWKYYYSDDYWNAVGDAAFAYERAKTAVFWAQLGERFAGNDVISKDVVKTTARDYIDSSNLIVTYIESMYGEVIGNDLTQSILQAEQYYEDGKYSAALFTAMEARVRAEVFLDTLGIDNQTILLDKLQTMKEDAKIAIGIAQSQGITPILAIAYYEFAESYEENGSSADIETAMIFYQYARETAQLFLTSMPAPVNVGEDNTTTDIPQIVIPTGTETNTPTTTPSGASKSLSDGLIIALLVGTFLIGAAVGKKL, encoded by the coding sequence ATGAGAAAGGCCTTAGTACCACTGCTGATACTCATGCTTCTTCTGCCTTTCGTTCCCCTCACAGCGGCCCAGTGCCCCAGCGAGGGACACACGGTAGTGCTCAAGGCGCCAGCGGTTTCAAAGACCGCAACCGGCGAGCTCGTCGGTGTCGCCACCGACTTCGTCATAACGGTGGCTCCCGGAAGTGGACACGTTTACGTCGAGACCTGGCCCTTAGCAGAGGTGGACATGCAGGCCAGCGCGAGGCTCGCGGCGCAGATAGCTGGAAAGGTTCTCGGCGTTGATATGAGCAAGTACGACGTTTTCATACAGATAAAGGCCGATTCTCCAATCATAGGCGGACCGTCAGCTGGCGGAACAATGACCGTCGGAATCATAGCGGCTCTTGAAGGATGGAAGGTTAATCCAAAGGTCATGATGACTGGAATGATAAATCCCGACGGAACCATAGGGCCCGTCGGCGGAATCCTTGAGAAGGCCTCAGCGGCGCACGACGTCGGGGCGGAGATATTCCTCATCCCACAGGGACAGAGGATTCAGTACGTGCAGGAGACCCAGCGAAACGAGATAGGAGGAATAGTTGAAATAAACACCCAAACTAAGAAAGTGGACGTCGTCGAGTACGCGAAGGAGCGCTGGGGACTCCAAGTAATTGAGATAAAAGACATCTACGACGCCGTTTACTACTTCACGGGCCACAGGATACCGAGGCCCCAAGCACCTGCCTACGTCAAGATAGACACATCGTTCCTCAGGGACGATGCCATGAAGGACTACGAGAACACAACCGCCTACTACCAGCAGACCCTCGAGAAGCTGAAGAAGAGCGACGTGAGCTACGCAGCCTACACCACCCTTATGGAGGCCCTCAACGAGGCAGCCGGAATACTCAACCAGTCGAAGGAAGCCCTCGACGACGGCCGCTATTACACCGCCCTGAGCAAGGACTTCCAGGCCAGGATAATAATCCGCCACGTGGACTGGTATTTAGACGTGAACAGCCCCAATGATATTGAAAGAATTCTGAAAACGGTAGATTCCCAGATAAACAGCTCCGAGAGGATTGTGTCAAACCTCACGATTAGGGGCATCACCATGCTGCAGGCCGTGGCGGCGGCCGAGGAGAGGGTCGAGCAGGCCAAGAGCCTTCTCCAAGAGGCGTGGAAGTACTACTACAGCGACGACTACTGGAACGCCGTTGGGGATGCCGCCTTTGCGTATGAGAGGGCAAAGACAGCCGTGTTCTGGGCCCAGCTCGGGGAGAGGTTCGCGGGCAATGACGTCATAAGCAAGGACGTCGTTAAGACAACAGCGAGGGACTACATCGACAGCTCGAACCTCATAGTTACCTACATCGAATCTATGTATGGCGAGGTCATAGGAAACGACCTCACCCAGAGCATCCTCCAGGCGGAGCAGTACTACGAGGACGGAAAATACTCGGCGGCTCTCTTCACGGCGATGGAAGCTCGCGTAAGGGCCGAGGTGTTCCTCGACACGCTCGGCATAGACAACCAGACGATACTCCTGGACAAGCTCCAGACCATGAAAGAGGACGCCAAAATCGCCATAGGCATCGCCCAGAGCCAGGGAATAACTCCAATACTCGCGATAGCCTACTACGAGTTCGCCGAGAGCTATGAGGAGAACGGAAGTTCCGCGGACATCGAGACTGCGATGATATTCTACCAGTACGCGAGAGAAACTGCGCAGCTTTTCCTCACATCAATGCCAGCCCCGGTCAACGTGGGAGAAGACAACACGACTACGGACATCCCACAGATAGTCATCCCTACCGGGACGGAGACAAACACCCCAACGACCACACCGAGTGGAGCATCAAAGAGCCTGAGCGACGGGTTAATAATAGCCCTCCTCGTGGGTACGTTCCTGATAGGTGCGGCCGTTGGCAAAAAGCTATGA
- a CDS encoding phosphoadenosine phosphosulfate reductase family protein, whose product MFQVIARARKDAKALQYINERNYAGFLEVSSLGGGRTVEEVGGTLEELLRNPYIPILLFGEKEKDLMEDVLPILRESGKPFYVRTLRTKRVRNMRVDELYGHLEEIKARFRLGIEWSGGYKLNPENPFGVEIHPDYDIYLAIGEGFREAMGGILDVELGENSLVLRKLMNQEVYFSGPNKVAEVSKRLGVPTEVLWKCPCSEDVSLESLIELNGDYIEAFAQASKAFLRQFADYDIIVPWSGGKDSTAVLILAKETFGKVTAIYIRMEYEMPLTDEYVEKTARKLGVELIRVDVPMPLDEFGMPAHNNRWCTRKKVEALYKAASEFERPLLVVGDRDGESARRRLKPPVVERRNELLGEFLEVMPIKFWSGMMVQLFILMRGLQLHPLYYEGFYRLGCTVCPSLAEWEVELLKKRGVEKLPAGYS is encoded by the coding sequence ATGTTCCAAGTTATTGCTAGGGCAAGGAAGGACGCGAAGGCACTGCAGTACATAAACGAGCGCAACTACGCTGGCTTTCTGGAGGTTTCCAGCCTTGGGGGAGGTAGAACTGTTGAAGAAGTCGGGGGGACCCTCGAGGAGCTCCTGAGGAATCCCTACATCCCGATCCTCCTCTTCGGCGAGAAGGAGAAGGATTTGATGGAGGATGTTCTTCCGATCCTGAGGGAGTCGGGAAAACCGTTCTACGTCCGGACTCTGAGGACGAAACGGGTTAGGAACATGCGCGTCGATGAGCTTTACGGTCACCTCGAAGAGATTAAGGCTCGCTTCAGGCTCGGAATCGAGTGGAGCGGTGGTTACAAGCTCAACCCCGAGAACCCCTTTGGGGTTGAGATTCACCCGGATTACGACATCTACCTGGCCATCGGCGAGGGCTTTAGGGAGGCGATGGGCGGTATTCTCGACGTCGAGCTTGGCGAGAACTCACTCGTCCTGAGGAAGCTCATGAACCAGGAGGTCTACTTCTCCGGCCCCAACAAAGTCGCCGAGGTGAGCAAGAGGCTCGGTGTTCCGACGGAGGTGCTCTGGAAGTGCCCCTGCAGTGAAGACGTCTCCCTCGAGAGCCTAATCGAGCTCAACGGGGACTACATCGAGGCCTTTGCTCAGGCTTCAAAGGCGTTTCTTCGGCAGTTTGCGGACTACGACATTATTGTCCCGTGGAGTGGGGGCAAGGACTCCACCGCAGTTCTAATCCTCGCGAAGGAAACGTTCGGAAAGGTCACGGCCATATACATCCGCATGGAATACGAAATGCCCCTGACGGACGAATATGTGGAAAAGACCGCCAGGAAGCTCGGCGTTGAGCTGATCCGCGTTGATGTTCCAATGCCGCTCGACGAGTTCGGCATGCCGGCCCATAACAACCGCTGGTGCACAAGGAAGAAGGTGGAGGCTCTCTATAAAGCGGCGAGCGAGTTCGAAAGACCTCTTTTAGTTGTCGGCGACCGCGACGGCGAGAGCGCAAGGAGAAGGCTGAAGCCGCCAGTGGTTGAGAGAAGAAACGAGCTCCTCGGCGAGTTCCTGGAAGTAATGCCCATAAAGTTCTGGAGCGGCATGATGGTTCAGCTCTTCATACTCATGAGGGGCCTTCAGCTGCATCCGCTGTATTACGAGGGCTTTTACAGACTTGGCTGTACGGTTTGTCCGAGCTTGGCAGAATGGGAGGTCGAGCTTTTGAAGAAAAGGGGAGTGGAGAAGCTCCCCGCGGGCTACTCATAG
- a CDS encoding M20 family metallopeptidase, with amino-acid sequence MELELLRSLVSIPSPFGEENEISRFIASFLEEHGFEVELLPVEGFGDDVIAYLPGMGYTVVLNGHMDTVNLSRDWTRNPWGELEGDRFYGLGSADMKAGLAALMAAFLEIAELPKSERPNVIFTAVSDEEGYSRGTWRLIESGKLGDVDLVLIAEPTNEKLMLGARGRFVIQVEAFGRKAHAARPELGINAVEELGKLVGNLSRIRMKNHRKLGEGSYCTLHFEGNADGLSVPDYAKAIIDRHIVIGEDWEDVKGQLLRLAEKLRVKAELRVERFPRPTPEMLPYTVRENGRFVNLFRQVHASLFGTEPKITYGKSVGDFNYFGAYLRRPTLVYGPIGGNWHSSDEWVSLESVKRVKKLYVEFLKALA; translated from the coding sequence ATGGAGCTCGAACTCCTCCGCAGTCTCGTTTCGATACCTTCTCCCTTTGGAGAAGAGAACGAAATCTCACGGTTCATAGCGTCTTTTCTCGAGGAGCACGGCTTTGAAGTTGAGCTCCTCCCAGTTGAGGGCTTCGGCGATGACGTCATAGCTTACCTTCCAGGAATGGGCTACACTGTTGTCCTGAACGGACACATGGATACAGTGAACCTCTCGAGGGACTGGACGAGGAACCCGTGGGGAGAGCTCGAAGGCGACCGCTTCTACGGCCTCGGCAGTGCAGACATGAAGGCTGGTCTAGCTGCGCTTATGGCGGCTTTCCTTGAGATAGCCGAGCTCCCAAAAAGCGAGAGGCCTAACGTAATCTTCACGGCCGTCTCCGACGAGGAGGGCTACTCGAGGGGAACTTGGAGACTCATAGAGAGCGGCAAGCTCGGCGATGTCGATCTCGTTCTAATCGCCGAGCCCACCAACGAGAAGCTGATGCTAGGCGCGAGGGGCAGGTTCGTCATCCAGGTTGAGGCCTTTGGAAGAAAGGCCCACGCCGCCCGACCCGAGCTTGGAATCAACGCCGTTGAGGAGCTTGGAAAACTCGTGGGGAACCTCTCGAGGATACGCATGAAGAACCACCGCAAGCTCGGCGAGGGTTCCTACTGCACGCTGCACTTCGAGGGCAACGCCGACGGCCTGAGCGTTCCCGATTACGCGAAGGCCATAATAGACAGGCACATCGTCATTGGTGAGGACTGGGAGGACGTTAAGGGACAGCTCCTACGGCTCGCCGAGAAGCTTAGGGTAAAGGCAGAGCTCAGGGTGGAGAGGTTCCCGAGACCGACCCCGGAGATGCTTCCCTACACCGTGAGGGAGAACGGTCGCTTCGTGAACCTCTTCAGGCAAGTTCATGCTTCGCTCTTCGGTACGGAGCCTAAGATAACCTACGGGAAAAGCGTTGGGGACTTCAATTACTTCGGTGCCTACCTGCGCAGGCCGACACTCGTCTATGGTCCCATTGGGGGCAACTGGCACTCAAGCGATGAGTGGGTGAGCCTGGAGTCGGTAAAGAGGGTGAAGAAGCTCTACGTCGAGTTCCTGAAGGCCTTAGCGTAG
- a CDS encoding NADP-dependent malic enzyme, whose protein sequence is MNPLEFHRNNFPGNGKIEVIPKVELTKETLSLAYTPGVAEVSLRIAENPDEVYEYTNRGNTVAVVSDGSRVLGLGDVGPLAGLPVMEGKALLFKVFGGVDAFPIMLAEKDPERFVEVVKAISPSFGGINLEDIASPKCFYILERLREELDIPVFHDDQQGTASVVLAGLMNALKVVGKKLEEVTIALFGAGAAGFATLRILTSAGVKPGNVRVVELVGEKPRVLTPDLPLEELFPHRGWLLEKTNGEGIEGGPEEALTGADVLISFTKPGPGVIKPEWIARMADDAIVFPLANPTPEILPEEAKRAGARIVATGRSDYPNQINNLLGFPGIFRGALDVRAKTITDGMVIAASEAMASIVEEPSEELIIPSPLNPDVHAKVARAVAEEAMKEGTARKKVSGEWVEEHTRKLREFYEGMIVPLNSERERWAQR, encoded by the coding sequence ATGAACCCCCTCGAATTCCACAGGAACAACTTCCCAGGCAACGGGAAGATAGAGGTCATTCCAAAGGTCGAGCTCACGAAGGAAACCCTGAGCCTGGCTTACACACCGGGCGTTGCCGAGGTGTCACTCAGAATAGCCGAGAACCCAGATGAAGTCTATGAATACACCAACAGGGGAAACACCGTGGCTGTTGTGAGCGACGGCTCGCGCGTGCTCGGGCTCGGTGACGTTGGTCCGCTCGCGGGTCTGCCCGTGATGGAGGGCAAAGCGCTTCTCTTCAAGGTCTTTGGCGGCGTCGATGCCTTCCCAATAATGCTGGCCGAGAAGGACCCAGAGAGATTCGTCGAGGTTGTCAAAGCTATCTCGCCCTCTTTCGGAGGAATAAACCTTGAGGACATAGCCTCGCCCAAGTGCTTCTACATCCTGGAGCGCCTGAGGGAGGAGCTGGATATACCCGTGTTCCACGACGACCAACAGGGGACGGCCTCCGTGGTTCTCGCCGGACTGATGAACGCCCTCAAGGTAGTGGGGAAGAAGCTGGAGGAAGTCACGATAGCGCTCTTCGGCGCCGGTGCAGCTGGCTTCGCCACACTGAGGATACTCACTTCCGCAGGGGTGAAGCCAGGGAACGTCAGGGTCGTCGAGCTGGTAGGTGAGAAGCCGAGGGTTCTGACCCCAGATTTACCGCTGGAAGAGCTGTTCCCCCACAGGGGCTGGCTCCTGGAGAAGACCAACGGCGAGGGCATCGAGGGCGGCCCAGAGGAGGCCCTCACCGGAGCAGACGTGCTTATATCGTTCACAAAGCCCGGACCAGGGGTCATAAAGCCCGAGTGGATAGCCAGGATGGCCGACGACGCGATAGTATTCCCCCTGGCCAATCCAACGCCCGAGATACTCCCAGAAGAGGCGAAGCGGGCCGGCGCGAGAATAGTGGCAACCGGAAGGAGCGACTACCCAAACCAGATCAACAACCTCCTCGGATTCCCGGGCATATTCCGGGGTGCACTCGATGTCAGGGCGAAGACTATAACCGACGGAATGGTGATAGCCGCCTCGGAGGCAATGGCTTCCATTGTTGAAGAGCCCAGTGAGGAACTGATAATACCATCCCCCCTCAACCCAGACGTCCACGCAAAGGTGGCGAGGGCCGTCGCGGAGGAGGCGATGAAAGAGGGCACCGCTCGGAAGAAGGTGAGCGGAGAGTGGGTCGAGGAGCACACAAGGAAGCTCAGGGAATTCTACGAGGGCATGATAGTCCCGCTGAACTCGGAAAGAGAAAGGTGGGCTCAGCGGTAG
- a CDS encoding FumA C-terminus/TtdB family hydratase beta subunit, which translates to MGTLESGSKLRTPLSEEEVLDLRAGDVVYLFGIIYTARDLAHKRILKLADRGELPFDLEGAVIYHCGPVVKKTGKGYEIISAGPTTSARMNAYLDGILGLGVRGIIGKGGMDVEPFKGRAVYFAFTGGAGALAAKSIKRVVDVLWLEEFGVPEAVWVLEVEDFPLLVAIDAHGNSLYR; encoded by the coding sequence ATGGGAACGTTAGAGTCTGGCAGTAAGCTGAGAACGCCCCTTAGCGAGGAAGAGGTTTTGGACCTTCGGGCTGGGGATGTAGTCTACCTCTTCGGCATCATCTACACCGCTCGTGACCTTGCCCATAAACGAATTTTGAAGCTCGCGGATAGGGGAGAGCTGCCCTTTGACCTCGAAGGAGCCGTCATCTACCACTGCGGCCCCGTCGTCAAAAAGACTGGGAAGGGATACGAGATAATCTCAGCGGGCCCAACGACGAGCGCGAGAATGAACGCTTATCTCGACGGGATTCTGGGCCTTGGGGTGAGGGGAATAATAGGCAAGGGGGGTATGGACGTCGAGCCCTTTAAGGGCAGGGCCGTCTACTTCGCCTTCACGGGCGGTGCTGGAGCCCTGGCCGCTAAAAGCATCAAACGGGTCGTTGATGTCCTTTGGCTCGAAGAGTTCGGCGTTCCGGAGGCCGTCTGGGTTCTTGAGGTGGAGGACTTTCCCCTGCTGGTGGCTATAGACGCCCATGGCAACTCTCTCTACCGCTGA